In Candidatus Legionella polyplacis, the following are encoded in one genomic region:
- a CDS encoding complex I subunit 4 family protein — protein MHCYCISFLIWIPILSGLLFLYCSKTNFFQSFDFRYIWLLIISFTFFITIYMLFNFDLHTFEMQYIEEHLWIPSLNIRYSLGVDGLSMSLIVLSEIIIFISVLSIWNYIENNISEYLSYVLVIQGLLIGIFTSLDAILFYIFWESILIPFYLIIGIWGSKNRSYAAIKFFIYTFLGSIFMLLVFIYIGQEISSFKIKDFYLVKLSIKEQILIFISFFLAFAVKVPIFPFHTWLPDVHTEASSGGSILLSAILLKVGIYGLLRFLFPIVPDACNLFAKLILLISLFSIIYISIIAYVQEDLKCVIAYSSILHMSLVVLGLFSTFLIIHRLGNIKYAGFVFEGSVFIMFSHAFISSAMFSNIGYLYERLHTRKIKDFGGIARVMPLFSFFFMFFSISNLGMPGTSGFVGEFMVILGSMKAGFWLSIGSGIILILGVSYTLRVCNYVVFGSIANYKIKSLYDLSRFEKISNCILFVFILILGIYPNILLKYIHNSINVFLVKENILKI, from the coding sequence ATGCATTGTTATTGCATTAGTTTTTTAATTTGGATTCCGATTTTATCTGGTTTATTGTTTTTATATTGCAGTAAAACTAATTTTTTTCAAAGTTTTGATTTTCGTTATATATGGTTGTTAATAATAAGTTTTACTTTTTTTATTACTATTTATATGTTATTTAATTTTGATTTGCATACATTTGAAATGCAATATATTGAGGAACATTTATGGATTCCTAGTTTGAATATTAGGTATAGTTTAGGAGTTGATGGTTTATCTATGTCTTTAATTGTTTTAAGTGAAATAATTATTTTTATAAGTGTTTTGTCAATATGGAATTATATTGAAAATAATATTTCTGAATATTTATCTTATGTTCTTGTAATACAAGGATTGTTGATTGGTATTTTTACATCATTAGATGCAATATTATTTTATATTTTTTGGGAATCTATTTTAATTCCTTTTTATCTTATTATTGGAATATGGGGATCTAAAAATAGATCTTATGCTGCTATAAAGTTTTTTATTTATACATTTTTAGGATCTATATTTATGTTGTTAGTATTTATTTATATTGGACAAGAAATTTCTTCATTTAAAATAAAAGATTTTTATCTTGTAAAATTGAGCATAAAAGAGCAAATTTTGATTTTTATTTCATTTTTTTTGGCTTTTGCTGTTAAAGTTCCAATTTTCCCTTTTCATACTTGGTTGCCTGATGTACATACTGAAGCTTCATCAGGAGGATCTATTTTATTATCTGCTATTTTGTTAAAAGTTGGTATTTATGGATTGCTGAGATTTTTATTTCCAATAGTTCCTGATGCTTGTAATTTATTTGCAAAATTGATATTGTTAATTTCTCTTTTTTCTATTATTTATATTAGTATTATTGCTTATGTTCAAGAAGATTTAAAATGTGTTATTGCTTATTCTTCTATATTACATATGAGTCTTGTTGTATTAGGTTTATTTTCAACTTTTTTAATTATTCATAGATTAGGTAATATTAAGTATGCTGGATTTGTTTTTGAGGGATCTGTTTTTATTATGTTTTCACATGCTTTTATTTCTAGTGCTATGTTTTCTAATATTGGTTATCTTTATGAGCGTTTGCATACGAGGAAAATTAAAGATTTTGGAGGAATAGCTAGAGTGATGCCTTTGTTTTCTTTTTTCTTTATGTTTTTTAGTATATCTAATTTGGGAATGCCAGGAACTTCTGGTTTTGTTGGGGAATTTATGGTAATTTTGGGCAGTATGAAAGCTGGATTTTGGTTAAGTATAGGATCTGGAATCATTTTAATTTTAGGTGTTTCTTATACATTAAGAGTATGTAATTATGTTGTATTTGGATCAATTGCTAATTATAAAATTAAAAGTTTATATGATTTATCTAGATTTGAGAAAATTTCAAATTGTATTTTATTTGTGTTTATATTGATACTTGGTATTTATCCGAATATCTTGTTAAAGTATATTCATAATTCGATA
- the nuoL gene encoding NADH-quinone oxidoreductase subunit L — protein MSIKCLFLFIIILSLLFSLLFVVFFQRKFSNKLVHVITIFSTFISLLLSIFVFIYFLFVTKKIENFNFLIWMSGGKVFPYIFHFGFLIDSLSCIMLILVNFISLIVQIYSIGYMKREIGYKRFFSYIILFTFMMNILVVSNNFLQLFFAWEGVGLVSYLLISFWFFKEKAVYCGFKAFLINRIADFGFILGIGLILSYVGSLDYHVVFQKALYLKSKKICLVFDNVHCSLLTIISILLFIGSMGKSAQIPLHIWLPGSMEGPTPISALLHSATMVVSGIFMLIRISPLIEYSTVVLSLILIVGSTSAFFMGMVAITLNDIKSIIAYSTLSQLGYMMAALGVSAYSASLFHLFNHAFFKALLFLSAGSIIICASHEQNIRKMGGLWNKIPITYFSYLIGSLSLCSIPPFSSFYSKDSIIEYVKFSKIFGSNYAYYLLLITVFITSFYIFRSFFIIFHGKQKEIINISFSYKHENYFVFWFPLFLLIITSLGSGVFLYKNIFSEFSFLKGSFFVLPNHVMKNLFFRKMLISFNFSKDIFLNIAFILTIFGIFFAWIFYIKIPCIPIYFSRKFSLVYKVLINQYGFDFLINYFVFLFKKVGNVFYKIFDRKIIDKFIVEGIGLVILWFSKKIKFFHNGYLYNYVFVMILSVILLSYCTLFSYGR, from the coding sequence GTGAGTATTAAATGTTTATTTTTATTTATAATAATATTATCTCTTTTATTTTCTTTATTATTTGTAGTTTTTTTTCAAAGAAAATTTAGTAATAAATTGGTTCATGTTATTACTATTTTTAGTACTTTTATATCTTTATTACTATCTATATTTGTTTTTATATATTTTTTATTTGTTACTAAAAAAATAGAAAATTTTAATTTTTTAATATGGATGAGTGGAGGAAAGGTTTTTCCTTATATTTTTCATTTTGGATTTTTAATTGATTCTTTAAGTTGCATTATGTTAATTTTAGTTAATTTTATTTCATTAATTGTCCAGATTTATAGTATAGGTTATATGAAAAGAGAAATAGGATATAAAAGATTTTTTTCTTATATAATTTTGTTTACTTTTATGATGAATATTCTGGTTGTTTCTAATAATTTTTTACAATTATTTTTTGCTTGGGAAGGAGTAGGTTTAGTTTCATATTTATTAATTAGTTTTTGGTTTTTTAAGGAAAAAGCTGTTTATTGTGGATTCAAAGCTTTTTTGATTAATCGTATTGCTGATTTTGGGTTTATATTAGGTATTGGATTAATTTTATCTTATGTTGGCAGTTTAGATTATCATGTTGTATTCCAAAAGGCATTGTATTTGAAAAGTAAAAAAATATGTTTAGTTTTTGATAATGTTCATTGTTCATTATTAACGATAATTTCTATATTACTTTTTATTGGTTCTATGGGGAAGTCTGCTCAAATTCCATTGCATATTTGGCTTCCTGGATCAATGGAAGGTCCTACTCCTATTTCAGCTTTACTTCATTCTGCTACTATGGTTGTTTCTGGTATATTCATGTTAATTCGTATTTCTCCATTAATTGAGTATTCTACTGTAGTATTAAGTTTAATTTTAATAGTAGGATCGACAAGTGCTTTTTTTATGGGTATGGTTGCTATTACATTAAATGATATTAAATCTATAATTGCTTATTCTACTTTGTCCCAATTGGGATATATGATGGCTGCTTTAGGTGTATCTGCTTATAGTGCTAGTTTATTTCATTTGTTTAATCATGCCTTTTTTAAGGCTTTATTATTTTTATCAGCTGGATCTATAATAATTTGTGCTTCACATGAACAAAATATAAGAAAGATGGGAGGGTTATGGAATAAAATTCCTATTACTTATTTTTCTTATTTAATTGGTAGTTTATCATTATGTTCTATTCCTCCATTTTCTAGTTTTTATTCTAAAGATTCTATAATAGAGTACGTAAAATTTTCTAAGATTTTTGGTAGTAATTATGCTTATTATTTATTATTGATAACTGTATTTATTACATCGTTTTATATTTTTCGTTCTTTTTTTATAATTTTTCATGGTAAACAAAAAGAAATTATAAATATAAGTTTTTCTTATAAACATGAAAATTATTTTGTTTTTTGGTTTCCTTTATTTTTACTTATAATTACTTCATTAGGTTCTGGAGTTTTTTTATATAAAAATATATTTAGCGAGTTTTCTTTTTTAAAAGGATCATTTTTTGTTTTACCAAATCATGTTATGAAAAATCTTTTTTTTAGAAAAATGTTGATTTCTTTTAATTTTAGTAAGGATATTTTTTTAAACATAGCATTTATTTTAACAATATTTGGTATATTTTTTGCTTGGATTTTTTATATTAAGATTCCATGTATTCCTATTTATTTTTCTAGAAAGTTTTCTTTGGTATATAAAGTACTTATAAATCAGTATGGATTTGATTTTTTAATTAATTATTTTGTTTTTCTTTTTAAAAAAGTTGGAAATGTTTTTTATAAGATTTTTGATCGAAAAATAATTGATAAATTTATAGTAGAAGGAATTGGTTTAGTAATTTTATGGTTTTCAAAAAAAATTAAGTTTTTTCATAACGGATATTTATATAATTATGTTTTTGTCATGATTTTATCTGTTATTTTATTATCGTATTGTACATTGTTTTCTTATGGGAGATAG
- the nuoK gene encoding NADH-quinone oxidoreductase subunit NuoK gives MLPIGYYLILTAVLFSFSLCGIVLRKTHMLVSLMCIELMFVTICTNFIIFSHFYKKIDGEIFVFFILAIAAAEISIGLSILMLYYRVYGNIYLDDLNKLKG, from the coding sequence GTGTTACCTATAGGTTATTATTTAATATTAACAGCAGTATTATTTAGTTTTAGTTTGTGCGGGATTGTATTGCGCAAAACTCATATGTTAGTATCTTTGATGTGTATAGAATTAATGTTTGTGACTATATGTACTAATTTTATTATTTTTTCTCATTTTTATAAGAAAATAGATGGAGAAATTTTTGTATTCTTTATTTTAGCTATTGCTGCTGCTGAGATTTCCATAGGTTTATCCATTTTAATGTTATATTATCGTGTATATGGTAATATTTATTTAGATGATTTAAATAAATTAAAAGGTTAA
- a CDS encoding NADH-quinone oxidoreductase subunit J — MFIKEFIFYIYSILLIILTFMVLFQNNPIYCVLFLALNFLSISLLWLLKNAEFLFFVFILVYVGAIITLFLFVTMMIGSSSNIGSNHSFSILDFILFFAISFIMIALFILVLPKCLLLNSSNQNFNKIDLSFLSLFNHKVINKYDSIVHTREVGTILYSNYIFPFELIALILLVSIISVIVLSKVRNK; from the coding sequence ATGTTTATAAAGGAATTTATATTTTATATTTATTCAATTTTATTAATAATTTTGACTTTTATGGTTTTATTTCAAAATAATCCGATATATTGTGTATTGTTTCTTGCGTTAAATTTTTTGTCTATTTCTTTGTTATGGTTATTAAAGAATGCGGAATTTTTATTTTTTGTTTTTATTTTAGTTTATGTTGGAGCTATAATAACTTTATTTTTATTTGTCACGATGATGATAGGATCATCTAGTAATATTGGTTCTAATCATTCTTTTTCTATTTTAGATTTTATTTTGTTTTTTGCAATATCGTTTATTATGATAGCATTATTTATATTGGTATTGCCTAAATGTTTATTATTAAATAGTAGTAATCAAAATTTTAATAAGATTGATTTATCTTTTTTATCATTATTTAATCATAAAGTTATAAATAAGTATGATAGTATAGTTCACACTAGGGAAGTTGGTACAATACTTTATTCTAATTATATTTTTCCATTTGAATTAATAGCATTAATACTATTAGTTTCAATAATTTCTGTGATTGTCTTGTCTAAAGTTAGAAATAAGTAA
- the nuoI gene encoding NADH-quinone oxidoreductase subunit NuoI: protein MFYKIKRLCKKIKFYVFHFFLLDMLRGLWITGRAIFKKKITVQFPENNIPVSPRFRGMLALRRYPNGEERCIACRLCESICPSLAITIEAKIQKDGTRKATKYEIDMFKCISCGLCEEACPVDSVVVTPIRHYFFTKKGQNFFTKEQLLDIGDLMEKKIIYNRKIDKNYYY from the coding sequence ATGTTTTATAAAATAAAACGATTATGTAAAAAAATAAAATTTTATGTTTTTCATTTTTTTTTGTTAGATATGTTACGTGGTTTATGGATTACAGGAAGAGCAATTTTTAAGAAAAAAATAACAGTTCAATTCCCTGAGAATAATATACCTGTATCTCCTAGGTTTCGTGGTATGCTAGCTTTAAGGAGATATCCAAATGGAGAGGAAAGGTGTATTGCTTGTAGATTGTGTGAATCTATTTGTCCTTCATTAGCGATTACTATCGAAGCAAAAATTCAGAAAGATGGAACGAGAAAGGCAACAAAATATGAAATTGATATGTTTAAATGTATTAGTTGTGGTTTATGTGAAGAGGCATGTCCTGTAGATTCAGTTGTTGTAACTCCTATTCGTCATTATTTTTTTACTAAAAAAGGTCAAAATTTTTTTACGAAAGAACAATTACTTGATATTGGTGATTTGATGGAAAAAAAAATAATTTATAATAGAAAGATTGATAAAAATTATTATTATTAA
- the nuoH gene encoding NADH-quinone oxidoreductase subunit NuoH, with amino-acid sequence MYISNLLFLFIKILIFIFLLMFCVAYLTYAERKIIAYIQLRIGPNRVGWKGLLQPFSDIIKLFTKEIIFPVESNKFLFIFSPIISLIISLMGWSVIPLSYTMVFSNLNLGVLFIFMISSMGVYPILIAGWSSNSKYAMLGALRSAAQTISYEIPMGIGYIGIILASNSTNLIDIVKSQSGGIWHWWVIPMFPLFMTFLISAIAENNRAPFDLVEGESEIVAGFHVEYSGVIFAMFFLSEYVNMIFLSTVISLLFFGGWLSPFDGIFFLDNFFIAVPSFLWLLIKVLFFLFIYLWIRGTFPRYRYDSLMQLGWKILVPISFCWLIVIICMVQLHCKPWF; translated from the coding sequence ATGTATATAAGTAATTTATTATTTCTTTTTATAAAGATTTTAATATTTATTTTTCTTTTGATGTTTTGTGTAGCATACTTAACATATGCAGAAAGGAAAATAATTGCTTATATTCAATTACGTATTGGTCCAAATAGAGTGGGTTGGAAAGGATTACTTCAACCATTTTCTGATATTATTAAATTGTTTACAAAAGAGATTATTTTTCCTGTAGAATCTAATAAGTTTTTATTTATTTTTTCTCCTATTATTTCTTTAATTATTTCTTTGATGGGATGGTCTGTTATACCTTTGTCATATACTATGGTTTTTAGTAACCTAAATTTAGGTGTTTTATTTATTTTTATGATAAGTTCTATGGGGGTATATCCAATATTAATAGCTGGATGGTCATCAAATTCGAAATATGCTATGTTGGGTGCTTTGAGAAGTGCTGCTCAAACTATATCATATGAAATACCAATGGGAATTGGATATATAGGTATAATTCTTGCTTCAAATAGCACTAATTTAATTGATATTGTGAAATCACAAAGTGGAGGTATATGGCATTGGTGGGTAATACCTATGTTTCCATTATTTATGACATTTTTGATTTCTGCTATAGCTGAGAATAATAGAGCTCCTTTTGATTTAGTAGAAGGAGAATCGGAGATTGTAGCTGGATTTCATGTTGAGTATTCTGGAGTAATTTTTGCTATGTTTTTTCTTTCTGAATATGTTAATATGATTTTTTTATCTACTGTTATAAGTTTATTATTTTTTGGTGGTTGGCTATCTCCTTTTGATGGTATATTTTTTTTAGATAATTTTTTTATTGCTGTTCCCAGTTTTTTATGGTTATTAATTAAAGTTTTATTTTTTTTATTTATTTATTTATGGATTAGAGGTACATTTCCTCGATATCGATATGATAGTTTAATGCAGTTAGGATGGAAAATATTAGTTCCTATTAGTTTTTGTTGGTTAATTGTTATTATATGTATGGTACAATTACATTGTAAACCTTGGTTTTAA
- the nuoG gene encoding NADH-quinone oxidoreductase subunit NuoG, translated as MLLEMQHHGLFKVLLKIFMMNLSVLLRRRFFFNKKFLKMIEIEINNNIFKVKKGRTIIQVADDKGIYIPRFCYHKQLSLASNCRMCLVEIYGFNKLFPACSTVINKEIKIFTKSKKVIEAQKSVMEFLLINHPLDCPICDQGGECELQDFSMEFGSDSSVYKEEKRVFSNDNFGSLIASEMTRCIYCTRCIRFDREINGSHELGLLGKGEKIKIGTYIKSFITSEVSGNMIDLCPVGALSSKPFRSLKRSWELHQYDGVSIHDCLGSNIYFHVDRDKVFRVTSRENKNINECWISDRDRFSYLGLQSKFRASKPMLKNDGKWCSVDWSVALKFVSDGILNILQKYGPEQIAVFASPSSTLEEFYLLQKLMRSIGINNLDHRLQQIDFRDQNYQELAPYSSLSYSLIAEQKNILILGSNIHREVPLVGLKIREAFLNGAKLFVINPIDYNHNFDIEKKIILPVQDLSLQLAKLVLSILPNDFFLPKELKKFFRDLTVDNETLFIAKSLCYQNSVIITGSIFENHPDSSLLRTLLYYFKLFSGVRIFRLTSGSNSLGACISGFLPHRTIGGIPVNNPGMDVQSSLRKELKGYILLAVEPEFDFANSCLALNSIKNADFVVVFSAFQNNQVKKYASVLLPIAPYYETDGTYININNIWQTVKHVCNPYVESKPAWKIFRVLGNMLNCSGFEYLSIYEVLSEIKSILKKSEKIKYRPYFPEKFPISQNCLVRVGEWPLYRVDMIVRNSYELQTCPSSDLDKAYVRINPNTAKRINLLSSKFILVSQEYSMSVMLPVKYDNRVGINMVWIVNAMLETSNLGCSFLKVYLKKID; from the coding sequence GTGCTTTTGGAGATGCAGCATCATGGCCTGTTCAAAGTTTTATTAAAAATTTTTATGATGAATTTGAGTGTTTTATTAAGAAGAAGATTTTTTTTTAATAAAAAATTTTTAAAAATGATTGAAATAGAAATAAATAATAATATTTTTAAGGTTAAAAAAGGAAGAACTATTATTCAAGTTGCTGATGATAAAGGTATTTATATACCAAGATTTTGTTATCACAAACAGTTATCGTTAGCTTCAAATTGTAGAATGTGTCTTGTAGAGATTTATGGATTTAATAAGTTGTTTCCTGCTTGTTCAACAGTAATTAATAAAGAGATAAAAATTTTTACTAAATCTAAGAAAGTTATTGAGGCTCAAAAATCTGTTATGGAATTTTTATTGATCAATCATCCGTTAGATTGTCCTATTTGTGATCAAGGAGGAGAGTGTGAGTTGCAAGATTTTTCTATGGAGTTTGGGTCTGATTCTTCAGTATATAAAGAAGAAAAAAGAGTATTTAGTAATGACAATTTTGGATCTTTAATTGCTTCTGAGATGACAAGATGTATTTATTGTACTAGATGTATTCGTTTTGATAGAGAAATTAATGGATCTCATGAATTAGGTTTGCTAGGAAAAGGAGAAAAAATAAAAATAGGTACATATATAAAATCATTTATAACATCAGAAGTATCTGGAAATATGATCGATTTATGTCCAGTTGGTGCTTTATCTTCTAAACCATTTAGATCATTGAAGCGTTCATGGGAACTACATCAGTATGATGGTGTATCTATTCATGATTGTTTGGGATCAAATATTTATTTTCATGTGGATAGAGATAAAGTCTTTAGAGTTACTTCTAGAGAGAATAAGAATATTAATGAATGTTGGATTTCTGATAGAGATCGTTTTAGTTATTTAGGATTACAAAGCAAATTTCGTGCAAGTAAACCAATGTTAAAGAATGATGGAAAATGGTGTTCTGTGGATTGGTCTGTAGCTTTAAAATTTGTATCTGATGGTATTTTAAATATATTACAAAAATATGGTCCTGAACAAATTGCAGTTTTTGCTTCTCCTTCATCTACATTAGAAGAATTTTATTTGCTTCAAAAATTAATGAGGTCTATTGGAATAAATAATTTAGATCATAGATTACAACAGATTGATTTTAGAGATCAAAATTATCAAGAATTAGCCCCATATAGTTCTTTATCGTATTCTTTAATTGCAGAACAAAAAAATATACTTATTTTAGGATCTAATATTCATAGAGAAGTACCTTTAGTTGGATTAAAAATTCGGGAGGCATTTCTTAATGGTGCTAAATTGTTTGTTATAAATCCTATTGATTATAATCACAATTTTGATATTGAAAAAAAGATAATTTTACCAGTACAGGATTTATCATTACAACTAGCTAAGTTAGTATTATCTATTTTGCCAAATGATTTTTTTCTACCTAAAGAATTAAAAAAGTTTTTTAGAGATTTAACAGTAGATAATGAAACTTTATTTATTGCTAAGTCTTTATGTTATCAAAATTCTGTTATTATTACAGGTTCTATATTTGAGAACCATCCAGATTCTTCTTTATTACGTACATTATTGTATTATTTTAAATTGTTTAGCGGTGTAAGAATATTTAGATTAACTTCTGGATCAAATAGTTTGGGTGCTTGTATTTCTGGATTTTTGCCACACAGAACAATTGGTGGTATTCCTGTAAATAATCCAGGAATGGATGTTCAGTCTTCTTTAAGAAAAGAATTAAAAGGTTATATTTTATTGGCAGTAGAGCCGGAGTTTGATTTTGCTAATTCTTGTTTAGCATTGAATTCTATAAAAAATGCTGATTTTGTTGTTGTTTTTTCTGCTTTTCAAAATAATCAAGTTAAAAAATATGCAAGTGTTTTATTGCCTATAGCTCCTTATTATGAAACCGATGGAACATATATTAATATTAATAATATTTGGCAGACAGTTAAGCATGTTTGTAATCCATATGTTGAATCTAAACCTGCTTGGAAAATTTTTAGGGTGTTAGGAAATATGTTAAATTGCAGTGGATTTGAATATTTATCAATTTATGAAGTTTTATCTGAAATTAAATCTATTTTAAAAAAATCTGAAAAAATTAAATATCGTCCATATTTTCCGGAGAAATTTCCTATTTCTCAGAATTGTTTGGTTCGTGTTGGAGAGTGGCCTCTATATAGAGTTGATATGATTGTCCGAAATTCTTATGAATTGCAAACATGCCCGTCTTCAGATTTAGATAAAGCTTATGTAAGAATAAATCCTAATACTGCAAAAAGAATTAATTTATTATCTTCTAAATTTATTCTTGTTTCTCAAGAGTATAGTATGAGTGTGATGTTACCTGTTAAATATGATAATAGAGTTGGGATTAACATGGTTTGGATAGTAAATGCTATGTTGGAAACATCGAATTTAGGATGTTCCTTTTTAAAGGTATATTTAAAAAAAATTGATTAA
- the nuoF gene encoding NADH-quinone oxidoreductase subunit NuoF gives MMKLNQVCYRTLHLKKSWTLSAYQSVGGYSALKYIIRTNMSPEEIIKEIKISSLRGRGGAGFPTYVKWDAIDRTQNEDKYVVCNSDEGEPGTCKDRYILTYNPHQLIEGMIIAGYTIGAKIGYNYIRGEFWLPFKRMEEAIKEAYIFGFLGKNILNSNINFDLYNHLGAGSYICGEETALLNSLEGKIGQPRFKPPLPAKFGLYGKPTLINNTETLASIPLIVEKGGEWFLNIGKPPNNGGTKCFSVTGHVNRPGNYEVSLGTPFRSVLSLAGGVYGGNKIKAVIPGGTSMKVVLGEIMMDLDLDFDSLRDIGSGLGSGAIIVMNENTCMVNALYCITKFYMEESCGQCTPCREGVGWMFRLVRKIKYGLGNLNDIDTLINIANNIEGKTICAFGDAASWPVQSFIKNFYDEFECFIKKKIFF, from the coding sequence TTGATGAAATTAAATCAAGTTTGTTATAGGACTCTTCATTTAAAAAAATCTTGGACTTTATCTGCGTATCAAAGCGTTGGAGGTTATTCTGCTTTAAAATATATTATTCGTACTAATATGTCTCCTGAGGAAATTATAAAAGAGATAAAAATATCTTCTTTAAGAGGAAGAGGTGGTGCTGGCTTTCCTACATATGTGAAATGGGATGCTATAGATAGAACTCAGAATGAGGATAAATATGTTGTATGTAATTCTGATGAAGGTGAGCCTGGAACTTGTAAAGATAGATATATATTAACATACAATCCACATCAATTAATTGAAGGAATGATTATTGCCGGTTATACTATTGGAGCTAAGATCGGTTATAATTATATAAGGGGGGAATTTTGGTTGCCATTTAAAAGAATGGAAGAAGCAATAAAAGAAGCATATATATTTGGTTTTTTAGGAAAGAATATATTAAATAGTAATATTAATTTTGATTTATATAATCATTTAGGAGCAGGTTCGTATATTTGTGGAGAGGAAACTGCCTTATTGAATTCGTTAGAAGGTAAAATAGGGCAACCTAGATTTAAACCACCGTTGCCTGCTAAATTTGGTTTATATGGAAAACCTACCCTTATAAATAATACAGAAACTTTAGCATCTATACCATTAATTGTAGAAAAAGGAGGAGAGTGGTTTTTGAATATTGGAAAACCCCCTAATAATGGAGGTACAAAATGTTTTAGTGTTACTGGGCATGTTAATCGACCTGGAAATTATGAAGTTTCTTTAGGTACTCCTTTTAGATCGGTTTTATCTTTAGCAGGAGGGGTGTATGGTGGAAATAAAATTAAAGCTGTAATACCAGGTGGAACTTCTATGAAAGTCGTTTTAGGGGAGATTATGATGGATTTAGATTTAGATTTTGATAGTTTAAGGGATATTGGTTCTGGATTAGGTTCTGGTGCTATCATTGTAATGAATGAAAATACGTGTATGGTTAATGCTTTATATTGTATTACAAAATTTTATATGGAAGAGTCTTGTGGGCAATGTACTCCTTGTAGAGAAGGAGTTGGATGGATGTTTAGATTGGTTCGTAAAATAAAATATGGACTTGGAAATCTTAATGATATTGATACATTGATTAATATAGCTAATAATATAGAAGGGAAAACTATTTGTGCTTTTGGAGATGCAGCATCATGGCCTGTTCAAAGTTTTATTAAAAATTTTTATGATGAATTTGAGTGTTTTATTAAGAAGAAGATTTTTTTTTAA
- a CDS encoding NADH-quinone oxidoreductase subunit NuoE family protein, with protein sequence MSKTLDQLVDSSKLKEINDWILKYPVYGKKSSVIRILMIVQEIYGYLNDELIVAVANYLGVSYISVYEVAKFYSMFFLNRVGKYVISICTSLSCCLLNADNVVEYIKNKLDISFNETTKDGKFTLKEVSCLAFCIHAPVIKINKNLYKNITFDKVDFILKKYL encoded by the coding sequence ATGAGTAAAACACTTGATCAATTAGTAGATTCTAGTAAATTAAAAGAAATTAATGATTGGATATTAAAATATCCGGTTTATGGGAAGAAATCTTCGGTAATAAGAATTCTTATGATAGTTCAAGAAATATATGGTTATTTAAATGATGAATTAATTGTTGCTGTAGCAAACTATTTAGGTGTTTCATATATCTCTGTTTATGAAGTTGCTAAGTTTTATTCTATGTTTTTTTTAAATCGTGTTGGAAAGTATGTTATTAGTATTTGTACTAGTTTATCATGTTGTTTGTTAAATGCCGATAATGTTGTTGAATATATTAAAAATAAATTAGATATTTCTTTTAATGAAACCACAAAAGATGGAAAATTTACTTTGAAAGAGGTTTCATGTTTGGCATTTTGTATTCATGCTCCTGTTATAAAAATAAATAAAAATTTATATAAAAATATTACTTTTGATAAAGTTGATTTTATTTTAAAAAAATATTTATAA